In a genomic window of Roseimicrobium gellanilyticum:
- a CDS encoding right-handed parallel beta-helix repeat-containing protein, whose protein sequence is MNTPRTSAFHRWAQVFSLCSVFVALAPAGEAATYHVSTKGADTAGGSKAEPWRTIQHAADSLQPGDTALIAAGTYLEKVTISKGGTAEHGPIALQAEGAVIVSGKGIKGQNIFHIKDASHVRLIGFEIRDNLKVDDGSGIRVEGACSQIEIKNCRIHEIRGKDAMGITVYGTNPTTAISQLLIQGCEVYGCDPAESEALTLNGNIDGFQILNNVVRDVNNIGICMIGGEDWINSDRTKVTRNGLCKGNKVSRIRASYGDGYAAGIYVDGGSDIIVEENDITECNLGIEVGAENKGTIARRIVVRNNRVWKNQKTGIVFGGYEGKAGRVEDCLIEGNVCYHNDTHDDRNGELWIQWASHNVVKGNVFWAGEEAMLLQCIAEARDNTLNGNIWYTEAGADEANFTWLGRELTGFEAYRRFSKQDSSSKFQKPKVKSLSSN, encoded by the coding sequence ATGAACACGCCACGCACCTCCGCATTCCACCGTTGGGCGCAGGTGTTCTCACTCTGCTCAGTGTTTGTAGCTCTCGCCCCTGCCGGTGAAGCCGCAACCTATCACGTCTCCACCAAGGGTGCAGATACCGCCGGCGGCTCCAAGGCCGAACCCTGGCGCACCATTCAACACGCGGCCGATTCTCTTCAACCAGGTGATACCGCCCTCATCGCCGCCGGCACCTACCTCGAAAAGGTGACCATCAGCAAAGGCGGCACTGCCGAGCACGGGCCCATTGCCCTGCAGGCGGAGGGCGCTGTCATCGTCAGCGGCAAAGGCATCAAGGGACAAAACATCTTCCACATCAAAGATGCCAGCCATGTGCGGTTGATTGGCTTCGAGATTCGCGACAACCTCAAGGTGGATGACGGTTCCGGCATTCGCGTCGAGGGCGCGTGCTCCCAGATCGAAATCAAGAACTGCCGCATCCATGAGATCCGCGGAAAAGATGCCATGGGCATTACGGTGTATGGCACGAATCCCACCACCGCCATCTCCCAGCTGTTGATTCAAGGCTGCGAAGTCTATGGCTGCGACCCTGCCGAAAGCGAAGCGTTGACTTTGAATGGCAACATCGATGGCTTTCAGATTCTGAACAATGTGGTGCGTGATGTGAACAACATCGGCATCTGCATGATCGGCGGAGAAGATTGGATCAACAGCGATCGCACCAAGGTCACTCGCAATGGTCTGTGCAAGGGCAACAAGGTATCTCGTATCCGTGCCAGTTATGGCGATGGCTATGCGGCAGGCATCTACGTCGATGGCGGCAGCGACATCATCGTGGAAGAGAATGACATCACGGAATGCAATCTCGGAATCGAAGTCGGCGCAGAGAACAAGGGCACGATCGCGCGACGCATCGTGGTGCGCAACAATCGCGTTTGGAAAAACCAAAAGACAGGCATTGTCTTCGGCGGGTATGAAGGAAAAGCCGGGCGCGTGGAAGACTGTCTCATCGAAGGGAATGTCTGTTATCACAACGACACCCATGATGATCGCAACGGCGAGCTATGGATCCAGTGGGCCAGCCACAACGTGGTGAAGGGAAATGTCTTCTGGGCCGGTGAAGAGGCCATGCTTCTCCAATGCATTGCAGAGGCCAGGGACAACACCCTGAACGGCAACATCTGGTATACCGAAGCGGGCGCTGACGAGGCGAACTTCACCTGGCTCGGCCGCGAGCTTACTGGCTTTGAGGCCTATAGGCGTTTTTCCAAGCAGGACAGCAGTTCAAAGTTTCAGAAACCAAAGGTGAAATCCCTTAGTTCAAACTAG
- a CDS encoding superoxide dismutase, with amino-acid sequence MNRRHFIAASGAAAAGTVFAADKEKGKEEAHIIPNGVPLTQEPLAFEYAALEPHIDAKTMEIHYSKHHVAYITNLTKALDEAKLKVANAVSLIQDIPSLPTSLQTVVRNNGGGHVNHTLFWRWMRPEGKGPKEPTGKFAEAIQSTFGGLDGLKKAMNEAAMKRFGSGWAWLVYNSDKKLVVTSTANQDNPMMKGIVPDAECGRPLFGVDVWEHAYYLKYQNKRQDYLTAWWSVVNWERAERNYALVTS; translated from the coding sequence ATGAACCGACGCCATTTCATCGCAGCCAGTGGGGCCGCTGCAGCGGGAACAGTCTTCGCTGCGGACAAGGAAAAGGGGAAAGAAGAAGCCCACATCATCCCCAACGGAGTGCCTCTCACCCAGGAACCCCTCGCATTTGAGTACGCCGCCCTCGAGCCGCACATCGATGCGAAGACCATGGAGATTCACTACAGCAAGCATCACGTCGCCTACATCACCAACCTGACCAAGGCGCTGGACGAAGCGAAGCTGAAAGTAGCCAACGCTGTCTCTCTCATCCAGGACATTCCAAGCCTGCCCACCTCACTTCAGACCGTGGTGCGCAACAACGGCGGCGGTCACGTGAATCACACGCTCTTCTGGCGCTGGATGCGCCCCGAGGGCAAGGGACCCAAAGAGCCCACGGGCAAATTTGCAGAAGCAATCCAGAGCACCTTCGGCGGATTGGATGGATTGAAGAAGGCGATGAACGAAGCCGCGATGAAGCGTTTCGGCTCCGGCTGGGCCTGGCTGGTTTACAACAGCGACAAGAAGCTGGTGGTCACCTCCACGGCCAATCAGGACAATCCCATGATGAAGGGCATCGTTCCCGACGCAGAGTGTGGCCGCCCTCTCTTCGGTGTGGATGTATGGGAGCACGCCTACTACCTGAAGTACCAGAACAAGCGTCAGGACTATCTCACTGCGTGGTGGAGCGTCGTGAACTGGGAGCGCGCTGAGCGCAACTATGCTCTTGTGACTTCATGA
- a CDS encoding arylsulfatase encodes MCARILLIVFAFALSPLFTTRVAAAPPNIIYILADDLGRGDLGCYGQKTLTTPNIDRLASEGIKFTRHYAGSTVCAPSRCVLMTGLHTGHCRVRGNGPGFIPDTDVTVPKVLQQAGYHTACIGKFGLGKPLPLDDPKAKGFDYFFGYVGTSHAHNFYTEALMRNGQLVPLQNKTIPDSGKNAADYKDSQLVGTGVATPDGRKEWAPQLFSDDVQRYLDERAKEKEKPFFLFYALNIPHTNNEAGKNSPLGHGMEGPGYGEFAGKDWPDAEKGFAQFIRFLDNEVGAILAKLKAQGLDENTVVMFSSDNGPHQEGGHKSDFFNSNGDFRGIKRDLTDGGIRVPLLVRWPGKVKAGGVSEHVSGFQDLLPTVAELSGANVEAPTDGISFAPTLLGKNDAQKQHAFLYWNFDEQGGKRAVLQWPWKLIHLNTGATRPNADAPGKKNQGKPRPLEVELYNLDSDVGEETNLAKDNAAKVAELESLMRGAWREPAP; translated from the coding sequence ATGTGCGCCCGCATCCTCCTCATCGTCTTCGCCTTTGCGCTCTCACCGCTGTTCACCACGCGCGTTGCAGCAGCCCCTCCCAACATCATCTACATCCTCGCAGATGACCTTGGCCGCGGCGACTTGGGCTGTTACGGCCAGAAGACATTGACCACACCGAACATTGATCGGCTGGCATCCGAGGGGATCAAATTCACCCGCCATTACGCCGGCAGCACCGTATGTGCGCCTTCGCGCTGCGTGCTCATGACCGGCCTGCACACCGGCCACTGCCGCGTGCGGGGCAATGGACCCGGTTTCATTCCGGACACGGATGTCACCGTACCCAAGGTCCTGCAACAGGCAGGCTATCACACGGCGTGCATCGGCAAATTTGGCCTGGGCAAACCACTTCCGCTCGATGACCCCAAGGCGAAGGGCTTCGATTACTTCTTCGGCTATGTGGGCACCAGCCATGCTCACAATTTCTACACGGAGGCGCTGATGCGGAATGGTCAGCTCGTCCCGCTACAGAACAAAACCATCCCCGACAGCGGAAAGAACGCCGCCGACTACAAGGACAGCCAGCTCGTTGGCACCGGAGTCGCCACTCCAGATGGCAGGAAGGAATGGGCACCCCAGCTCTTCTCCGACGATGTGCAGCGCTACCTCGATGAACGCGCCAAAGAGAAAGAAAAACCCTTCTTCCTCTTCTATGCGCTCAACATTCCCCACACCAACAATGAAGCGGGAAAAAACTCACCTCTCGGCCATGGCATGGAAGGACCAGGCTATGGTGAATTCGCCGGCAAGGACTGGCCTGACGCGGAAAAGGGCTTTGCCCAGTTCATCCGGTTTCTCGACAATGAGGTCGGCGCAATCCTTGCCAAGCTCAAGGCACAGGGACTGGATGAGAACACCGTCGTCATGTTCTCCAGTGACAATGGCCCCCATCAGGAAGGCGGCCACAAGTCGGACTTCTTCAACAGCAATGGTGACTTCAGGGGCATCAAGCGCGATCTCACGGATGGCGGTATTCGTGTTCCTCTCCTGGTGCGCTGGCCCGGAAAGGTGAAAGCCGGAGGCGTAAGCGAGCACGTAAGCGGATTCCAGGACCTGCTGCCGACCGTCGCGGAACTCAGCGGTGCCAATGTAGAAGCACCAACGGACGGCATCTCCTTCGCCCCCACGTTGCTCGGCAAGAATGACGCGCAGAAGCAACATGCGTTTCTGTACTGGAACTTCGACGAGCAAGGTGGCAAGCGCGCCGTGCTGCAGTGGCCCTGGAAACTCATCCATCTCAACACCGGTGCGACCCGTCCCAATGCCGATGCTCCGGGGAAGAAGAATCAGGGGAAACCGCGCCCGCTTGAAGTGGAACTCTACAATCTGGACAGTGACGTCGGCGAAGAGACCAACCTGGCCAAAGACAACGCAGCCAAAGTTGCGGAACTTGAGAGCCTGATGCGTGGAGCCTGGCGTGAACCGGCTCCCTAG
- a CDS encoding L,D-transpeptidase family protein: MSTFPQSQVHRLRRLLAFCLLVLLSTFGTSCTVTEQRTIGRQADAWRQNAFRYGQQKVQDMREFRSRLASVFRADGSFWEADEMRGRPSIKIDLGDQMVYFYKGGELAGASPISSGREGYDTRPGRYSIIEKDIDHKSSIYGDYEDMYGRVVMKNVDNRKHRRPPGTRFEGAKMNYFMRIYGGVGMHEGYLPGYAASHGCIRLPGHMARKFYNATPMGTPVSIVP, from the coding sequence ATGAGTACCTTCCCCCAGTCTCAGGTCCATCGCCTCCGGCGCTTGCTTGCATTCTGCCTGCTGGTCCTCCTGTCCACGTTTGGAACGAGTTGCACCGTCACGGAGCAGCGGACCATTGGGAGGCAGGCGGATGCCTGGCGGCAGAATGCCTTCCGCTATGGCCAGCAGAAGGTGCAGGACATGCGGGAGTTCCGCTCCCGACTGGCCAGTGTCTTCCGGGCGGACGGCTCGTTTTGGGAGGCGGATGAGATGCGCGGGAGGCCCTCCATCAAGATCGATTTAGGCGACCAGATGGTCTATTTCTACAAGGGCGGCGAGCTTGCCGGTGCGTCACCCATTTCTTCCGGTAGAGAGGGTTATGATACCCGTCCGGGTCGCTACAGCATCATTGAGAAGGACATCGACCACAAGTCCTCCATCTACGGGGACTATGAGGACATGTATGGCCGGGTGGTGATGAAGAACGTCGACAACCGCAAGCATCGTCGCCCTCCTGGCACACGATTCGAAGGGGCGAAGATGAACTACTTCATGCGCATCTACGGCGGCGTGGGCATGCACGAGGGCTACCTGCCGGGATATGCCGCCTCCCATGGGTGTATCCGTCTGCCTGGGCACATGGCCAGGAAATTCTACAACGCGACACCGATGGGAACGCCGGTGTCGATTGTGCCCTGA